A window from Desulfurobacterium indicum encodes these proteins:
- the aroD gene encoding type I 3-dehydroquinate dehydratase encodes MQLGTVELGKIPRVILAINDDNLEEKLFKARELKIDLIEARIDLLKNLSKENIKRFLDTIGDFGFYTVATVRPMWEGGKFSKDEEKRLNTIKEVAEHPVVAAIDIELRAEKIIKRVITYTKSLRKKVIVSFHDFEKTPSSDEILNIASRAKEIGGDIVKCAFKANSIQDVSNTACTMKSIDMPKIFMLMGDKGSISRVDGFFFGSLLTYTFFGESVAPGQIEAENLIKLLMKFYPDYRKEKLKTEKVI; translated from the coding sequence ATGCAGCTGGGAACAGTAGAATTAGGGAAAATACCAAGAGTTATACTTGCAATTAATGACGACAATTTGGAAGAAAAACTCTTCAAAGCAAGAGAACTGAAAATAGATCTGATAGAAGCACGAATAGATTTACTTAAAAACTTAAGCAAAGAAAACATAAAACGTTTTCTTGACACTATAGGAGATTTTGGATTTTACACTGTCGCAACTGTCAGACCCATGTGGGAAGGCGGAAAATTTTCAAAGGATGAGGAAAAAAGATTAAACACTATAAAAGAAGTGGCAGAACATCCAGTTGTTGCTGCAATAGATATAGAACTGCGGGCAGAAAAGATTATAAAGAGAGTAATCACTTATACTAAGAGCCTGCGAAAAAAAGTGATAGTTTCTTTTCACGATTTTGAAAAAACTCCATCTTCCGATGAAATATTAAACATTGCCAGCAGAGCAAAGGAAATCGGCGGTGACATTGTTAAATGCGCTTTTAAGGCAAATAGCATTCAAGATGTAAGCAATACAGCCTGCACAATGAAATCCATTGATATGCCTAAAATATTTATGCTTATGGGAGATAAAGGAAGTATTTCCAGAGTAGACGGCTTCTTTTTCGGCTCTCTTTTAACCTACACATTTTTCGGAGAATCAGTGGCTCCCGGTCAGATAGAAGCCGAAAACCTGATAAAATTACTGATGAAATTCTATCCTGATTACAGAAAAGAGAAATTGAAAACGGAAAAGGTAATATGA
- a CDS encoding prohibitin family protein, which produces MEEKSKKLPARPIIVMILFFGVIIFLLNCFITIDAGEVGVRLRLGKIDKEELYPGFHLVIPGADKVVIFSTRVEKIDMTQRTRNPISALSIEGLPAVLDVTVLYRIVPSKADEIYKNFGEDYADKLIVPIARESVRNIVAQYKIEDLYSSKRAELQKKIFDEIKNRLKSDNIQVVDVLLRNVKLPSKVVEKIEEKLRAKEEAEKMKFVIEKEKLEAERKITEAKGIAESNKIIADSLSKAYLQWYYLQTIKSLANGPNNTFIITPYDKNLVPLLNLNKN; this is translated from the coding sequence ATGGAGGAAAAGAGTAAGAAGCTTCCCGCCCGTCCGATAATTGTAATGATCTTGTTTTTCGGAGTTATTATTTTTCTTCTTAACTGTTTTATTACAATTGATGCTGGGGAAGTGGGGGTAAGGTTGCGGTTGGGAAAAATAGATAAAGAGGAGCTTTATCCAGGGTTCCATCTTGTTATTCCCGGGGCGGATAAAGTAGTCATTTTCTCAACAAGGGTTGAAAAAATTGATATGACTCAGAGGACGCGAAATCCAATTTCTGCTCTTAGTATAGAGGGGTTACCTGCCGTTTTGGATGTTACTGTTTTATACAGAATAGTGCCTTCAAAAGCGGATGAAATATACAAGAATTTTGGTGAAGATTATGCGGATAAGCTTATTGTTCCGATAGCAAGGGAGTCAGTGAGAAATATTGTTGCTCAGTATAAAATCGAAGATTTGTATTCGTCTAAAAGGGCAGAACTTCAAAAAAAGATCTTTGACGAGATTAAAAATCGTTTAAAGAGTGACAATATTCAGGTTGTTGATGTGCTTTTGAGAAACGTTAAGCTTCCTTCAAAGGTTGTTGAAAAGATAGAAGAGAAGCTAAGAGCGAAAGAAGAAGCAGAGAAGATGAAGTTTGTTATAGAGAAGGAAAAACTTGAAGCCGAAAGGAAAATAACGGAGGCAAAAGGTATAGCCGAATCGAATAAGATAATTGCTGATTCTCTCTCAAAAGCTTACCTTCAATGGTATTATCTGCAAACGATAAAAAGTCTTGCTAACGGTCCGAATAATACCTTTATAATTACTCCTTATGATAAAAATCTTGTGCCTTTGCTGAATTTAAATAAAAACTAA
- a CDS encoding cytochrome C assembly family protein, whose translation MSILNTQSVGLTTLILYLLSTFHYLLFLTTRKDKIATVGLYASRIGFLTNGLFIILLIMEKGSSVLFTPKGAFALLAISVISVFLYFSTKYRLHVSGIFLTPWATLFMGVSLFSKGIPKNVFPLGTVGTIHIISAFLGYAAFMFSTIVSILYLILESQLKKKKFSVFYHKVPSLRLLENIIYKSITVGFTLITLSMFSGAIWSQKLFGTYWSWHPKQVATLITWFIYAAILHLYIGGKWHGKKLCYLSIAGTILIVIDFIGINLLFKGVHSF comes from the coding sequence ATGAGCATTCTAAATACACAAAGTGTAGGATTAACGACACTAATACTTTATCTCTTATCAACATTTCACTATTTACTTTTCCTGACAACGAGAAAAGATAAAATAGCAACTGTAGGACTTTACGCCAGCAGAATAGGTTTTCTGACAAACGGACTTTTCATTATTCTGCTAATCATGGAAAAAGGTAGCAGTGTCCTGTTTACACCCAAAGGAGCTTTCGCACTGCTGGCCATCTCGGTAATCTCTGTTTTTCTTTACTTTTCAACCAAATATCGTTTACACGTTTCCGGGATATTCCTCACTCCCTGGGCAACACTTTTCATGGGAGTTTCCCTATTTTCAAAAGGTATTCCTAAAAACGTATTTCCTCTTGGGACAGTAGGAACCATACACATAATAAGCGCATTTTTAGGATATGCAGCTTTCATGTTCTCTACAATTGTTTCAATACTTTATCTTATACTTGAAAGTCAGCTCAAAAAGAAAAAATTTTCCGTTTTTTACCATAAAGTTCCATCTTTAAGGCTTCTTGAAAACATTATATACAAAAGTATCACTGTAGGATTTACATTAATAACACTCTCCATGTTTTCCGGAGCTATCTGGTCACAGAAACTATTTGGAACTTACTGGAGCTGGCATCCAAAACAGGTAGCTACACTGATAACCTGGTTTATTTATGCAGCAATTCTCCACCTTTATATCGGTGGAAAGTGGCACGGAAAAAAACTTTGCTATCTTTCCATTGCAGGAACAATTCTTATTGTGATAGACTTTATCGGTATAAATCTATTATTTAAAGGAGTTCACTCTTTTTGA
- the ppa gene encoding inorganic diphosphatase, protein MDVKKIPAGKNVPEDIYAVIEIPQGSSIKYEVDKDSGAVFVDRFLFTPMFYPANYGFVPNTLADDGDPIDVLVISRAPVVPGSVIRCRPIGVLIMEDESGQDEKILAVPVDKLDLKYKDVKEITDLPEAVLNEIKHFFEHYKDLEPGKWVKLKEYKGSEEAKALIVRAVENYKG, encoded by the coding sequence ATGGATGTAAAAAAAATCCCGGCAGGGAAAAATGTTCCGGAAGACATCTATGCGGTAATTGAAATTCCACAAGGTTCCAGCATTAAGTATGAGGTTGACAAAGATAGCGGAGCTGTTTTTGTTGACAGATTTCTATTTACACCGATGTTTTATCCTGCAAATTACGGATTTGTTCCTAACACTCTTGCCGATGACGGTGATCCAATTGATGTTTTAGTTATCTCAAGAGCTCCGGTTGTTCCTGGAAGTGTTATAAGATGCAGGCCTATTGGCGTTTTGATAATGGAAGATGAGAGTGGTCAGGATGAGAAAATTCTTGCAGTTCCTGTGGATAAACTCGATCTTAAGTATAAAGATGTTAAAGAGATAACAGATCTTCCGGAGGCTGTTCTTAACGAGATTAAGCATTTCTTTGAGCATTATAAAGATCTTGAACCAGGTAAGTGGGTGAAGCTAAAAGAATACAAAGGTTCTGAAGAAGCTAAAGCTCTTATAGTAAGGGCTGTAGAGAATTACAAAGGTTAA
- the phoU gene encoding phosphate signaling complex protein PhoU yields the protein MVNKYVEELDELKRDFIEISDMARRIISEAMEALIERDAEKARSTYEYDKLIDLKELEIEEKCVRIFALYQPEASDLRFVVSILKSIGDLERVGDLARDICEIAIYLSEYPPIKPYVDLPRMAIIVKEMLKDAILSILKGDIEMAKEVIEKDDIVDSFYARITDELIEIVESDPKTAHIALRLILVTRSLERVGDHATNIAEYAVYMKTGEIIKHQKALKWLREQEEKKDDGGKE from the coding sequence ATGGTGAACAAATATGTTGAAGAACTTGACGAGTTAAAGAGAGATTTTATCGAAATTTCTGATATGGCAAGGAGAATCATTTCGGAAGCCATGGAAGCTTTGATAGAAAGAGATGCAGAGAAGGCACGTTCCACTTATGAGTATGATAAGTTGATTGACCTTAAAGAGCTTGAGATTGAAGAAAAATGCGTGAGGATTTTTGCCCTTTACCAACCTGAGGCTTCCGATTTGAGATTTGTTGTATCAATTTTAAAGAGTATAGGGGATCTTGAAAGGGTAGGAGATCTGGCAAGAGATATTTGTGAAATAGCTATTTATCTTTCAGAATATCCGCCTATAAAGCCTTACGTTGATCTTCCGCGTATGGCAATAATAGTTAAGGAGATGCTTAAAGATGCCATTCTTTCTATTTTGAAGGGTGACATAGAAATGGCCAAGGAAGTGATAGAAAAAGATGATATAGTCGATAGTTTTTATGCAAGAATTACTGATGAACTTATAGAAATTGTTGAGAGTGATCCAAAGACGGCTCACATAGCTTTAAGATTAATACTTGTTACACGTTCTCTTGAAAGAGTTGGTGATCATGCCACGAATATTGCCGAATACGCTGTTTATATGAAAACCGGTGAGATTATAAAGCATCAGAAGGCTTTAAAGTGGCTAAGGGAACAAGAGGAGAAGAAAGACGATGGAGGAAAAGAGTAA
- the hemA gene encoding glutamyl-tRNA reductase, whose product MGDLKLCVAGMNHKTAPVEIREKFALKDEKLEGAILELNSLPSVDECMILSTCNRVEFYFVTRNDNPFLSVKTFLSKLSGLSEDELNKYLYFKSQEEAVRHGFRVASSLDSMVIGEPQIIGQFKDAFAKAKEMGTAGVVINRFCETALKVSKRVRTETGIARNAVSISFAAVELAKKIFGYLSDKNVAIIGAGEMAELAVKHLITSGVNKVFVVNRTLEKAEKLAKEFGGKAFKLEEIESVLTMADIVISSTGAPGYVITKEMIEKVESKRHGRPLFLIDIAVPRDIDPAIDKIENVYLFDIDNLKEVVEANLEERKRAAKEAEGIIEGCVHRFLHWLKEHEVAPLIAELKQKAERIRKEELAKRLSKMNLTEEQKEQVDYLTQIIINKLLHTPITTFRQKAPDEKAYIKVFREIFGLTKE is encoded by the coding sequence ATGGGTGACCTAAAACTATGCGTAGCTGGTATGAACCATAAAACAGCACCGGTAGAAATAAGAGAAAAATTTGCCCTAAAAGATGAAAAACTCGAAGGAGCTATTTTAGAGTTAAATTCTCTTCCGTCAGTTGACGAATGTATGATCCTCTCCACATGTAACAGAGTTGAATTCTATTTTGTTACAAGAAACGATAATCCGTTTCTTTCTGTCAAAACCTTTCTGTCAAAACTGAGTGGCTTATCAGAAGATGAATTAAACAAGTATCTCTACTTCAAAAGCCAAGAAGAAGCGGTAAGACATGGTTTCCGCGTTGCTTCCAGTCTTGACTCAATGGTAATAGGAGAACCTCAAATCATTGGCCAGTTTAAAGACGCATTTGCCAAAGCAAAAGAAATGGGAACGGCCGGCGTTGTAATAAACAGATTCTGCGAAACAGCACTTAAAGTATCCAAGAGAGTTAGAACAGAAACCGGCATAGCAAGAAATGCCGTATCGATAAGTTTTGCAGCAGTCGAACTTGCAAAAAAAATATTCGGATACCTCTCTGATAAAAACGTGGCAATTATCGGTGCTGGAGAAATGGCTGAACTTGCCGTTAAACACCTGATAACCTCCGGTGTGAACAAAGTCTTTGTTGTAAACAGAACTCTCGAAAAAGCGGAAAAGTTAGCTAAAGAATTTGGTGGTAAAGCATTTAAGCTTGAAGAAATAGAATCTGTACTGACAATGGCAGACATCGTCATAAGCTCCACAGGAGCACCAGGATACGTTATAACAAAAGAGATGATTGAAAAAGTTGAGAGCAAACGTCATGGAAGACCTTTATTTTTAATAGACATCGCTGTTCCAAGAGACATAGATCCTGCAATAGATAAAATCGAAAATGTCTATCTATTTGATATAGATAACCTTAAAGAGGTCGTAGAGGCAAATCTGGAAGAGAGAAAGAGAGCAGCCAAAGAAGCAGAAGGAATAATAGAGGGATGTGTCCATAGATTTTTGCATTGGTTGAAAGAACACGAAGTTGCTCCGCTTATAGCTGAGCTTAAACAGAAAGCTGAAAGAATAAGAAAGGAAGAGCTTGCCAAAAGACTATCAAAGATGAATCTTACGGAAGAACAAAAAGAACAGGTTGATTACCTGACACAAATAATAATAAATAAGCTTTTACACACTCCAATAACTACATTTCGTCAAAAAGCGCCAGATGAAAAAGCTTACATAAAAGTATTCAGAGAAATTTTCGGTTTAACAAAAGAGTAA
- a CDS encoding uroporphyrinogen-III synthase translates to MRAFFPSKLSREQITILNKQGITPVTIPLIKTVSLPFPAEIVEIFRPDFIVFSSKNGVKHFFSRISVDHIQNTKVIAVGKSTAKLLKDRGIEPLIPESFSGEGLIELIKKNKLKGKFLLIKPKKARNLLPEFLKKEGNIVQEVIAYETVTNTEAADEMAREVAKGFEIATFTSPSTFKSFLKLSGEKGKQLLRKTKIIPIGHVTAEAIQKTGFKVWKLPQEYTLNGIIKLIIEYGGKR, encoded by the coding sequence ATGAGGGCCTTCTTTCCCTCAAAACTTTCCCGAGAGCAGATAACGATACTCAATAAACAGGGAATAACTCCCGTAACTATTCCTTTAATAAAAACCGTTTCTCTTCCGTTTCCAGCAGAAATTGTAGAAATTTTCAGACCTGACTTTATCGTATTCTCAAGCAAAAACGGCGTTAAACATTTTTTCTCCAGAATTTCGGTTGACCACATTCAAAACACCAAAGTAATAGCCGTTGGAAAATCAACTGCAAAGTTATTAAAAGATAGAGGAATAGAACCGCTAATTCCCGAAAGCTTTAGCGGTGAAGGTCTTATAGAACTGATAAAAAAGAACAAACTCAAGGGAAAGTTTTTGCTGATAAAACCTAAAAAAGCAAGAAACCTGTTACCCGAATTCCTGAAAAAAGAAGGAAACATCGTCCAAGAAGTTATAGCCTATGAAACCGTAACAAATACGGAAGCAGCAGACGAAATGGCAAGAGAGGTAGCAAAGGGATTTGAAATAGCCACTTTCACAAGCCCGTCAACGTTCAAAAGTTTCTTAAAACTATCAGGAGAAAAAGGGAAACAACTGCTTAGAAAAACAAAAATTATTCCGATAGGACATGTAACTGCAGAAGCAATACAAAAAACCGGCTTTAAAGTATGGAAACTACCGCAAGAATATACGTTAAACGGTATAATCAAACTGATAATAGAATATGGAGGGAAAAGATGA
- a CDS encoding metal ABC transporter permease, whose amino-acid sequence MISVENPLEFLKYGIFIKALIGSVLSGFICSIVGVYVFLRKMSFIGAGLAHIAFAGIAFGLLLGSFPLFWGFLFAFVASSAIWFLSYKGRLTFDATIGILFATSMGLAVLFLGISGKYRSEALYYLFGSPLMVESSDVWILAITAVLIAILTFSFYKEIYLTVFSEEIAKASGIPVEIVTFTATSFITVAVIGAMKAVGALLVFSLLVMPPASAYELTDSFGRMIVLSILFGLTSAFLGVILSLTFNVPSGSTITLVSFLLFLLSYIKRRRF is encoded by the coding sequence ATGATAAGTGTAGAAAATCCTTTAGAGTTTTTAAAGTATGGTATATTCATCAAGGCGTTAATCGGCTCGGTGCTTTCGGGCTTTATCTGTTCGATAGTTGGTGTTTATGTTTTTCTACGTAAGATGTCTTTTATAGGGGCAGGGCTGGCTCATATTGCCTTTGCTGGTATAGCCTTTGGTCTTTTACTGGGAAGCTTTCCGCTTTTCTGGGGGTTTCTTTTTGCTTTTGTAGCTTCGTCTGCAATATGGTTTTTAAGCTATAAAGGTCGCCTCACGTTTGATGCAACTATAGGTATTCTTTTTGCTACAAGTATGGGACTTGCCGTTCTTTTCCTTGGAATTTCAGGGAAATATAGATCGGAAGCCCTTTATTATCTTTTCGGAAGTCCTTTAATGGTGGAAAGCAGTGATGTCTGGATACTGGCTATAACAGCTGTTTTAATAGCTATTTTAACTTTTTCTTTCTATAAAGAGATATACCTGACTGTTTTCAGCGAAGAGATAGCAAAAGCTTCAGGTATTCCCGTAGAGATTGTTACCTTTACGGCAACGTCGTTTATTACTGTTGCGGTTATAGGAGCAATGAAGGCGGTAGGTGCTCTTCTCGTTTTTTCCCTTCTTGTTATGCCGCCTGCTTCAGCTTATGAACTTACTGATAGTTTTGGAAGAATGATTGTTCTGTCTATTTTGTTCGGCCTTACTTCGGCATTTTTGGGAGTAATTCTATCTTTAACTTTTAACGTCCCTTCAGGTTCAACCATTACGCTTGTATCTTTCTTATTATTTTTGTTATCATATATAAAAAGAAGGAGGTTCTAA
- a CDS encoding DUF190 domain-containing protein, giving the protein MKKEKLLRIFIDSEDKYNGEPLWKFILKSVKEKGLAGATVLKAAAGIGSHSEIHTANVLALSFNLPLVIEIIDEEEKIENFVKFIDTILEEGLVTIQDVKVKIYRHR; this is encoded by the coding sequence ATGAAAAAAGAAAAGCTACTCAGAATATTCATAGACAGTGAAGATAAATATAATGGAGAACCTCTGTGGAAGTTTATACTAAAATCTGTGAAAGAAAAAGGACTTGCCGGGGCAACCGTTTTAAAAGCAGCAGCAGGAATAGGCTCTCATTCAGAAATACATACTGCAAATGTTTTAGCCCTTTCTTTTAATCTACCACTTGTGATAGAGATAATAGACGAGGAAGAAAAAATAGAAAACTTTGTTAAATTTATAGATACCATACTTGAAGAAGGACTGGTAACCATTCAGGACGTAAAAGTAAAAATTTACAGGCACAGGTAG
- the hemC gene encoding hydroxymethylbilane synthase, whose protein sequence is MKIRIGTRKSKLALWQSEWVKAQIQKKYPEIEVELVKIVTKGDKILDAPLAKIGDKGLFTKEIEDAMLKGEVDIAVHSLKDVPSILPEGLKLLAFSHREDPRDAFLSNGKFTFKTLPEGAKVGTSSLRRKAQLKRLRPDLKIEDLRGNVDTRIRKLKEGQYDAIILAAAGVKRLGFDAEIDEILSPDIMIPSVSQGILGIEGRENDLKIEKIVRDVINDENSELAAAVERAFLKTVEGGCQVPMGCYAEVKEKGIYVRAFIASLDGKTFLKEEGLFPKENPRETGKKIAERLLNQGGKEILENLKEETK, encoded by the coding sequence TTGAAAATCAGAATAGGAACAAGAAAAAGCAAGCTTGCGTTATGGCAATCAGAATGGGTAAAAGCCCAAATACAAAAAAAGTATCCGGAAATAGAAGTTGAGCTTGTGAAAATTGTAACGAAAGGAGATAAAATTTTAGATGCTCCTCTTGCGAAAATAGGCGATAAAGGTCTATTTACAAAAGAGATAGAAGATGCAATGCTTAAAGGAGAAGTAGATATAGCTGTCCACAGTCTCAAGGATGTGCCCAGCATTTTACCCGAAGGACTTAAATTACTAGCCTTTTCCCACAGAGAAGATCCGAGAGATGCCTTTCTGTCAAATGGCAAATTTACGTTTAAAACACTGCCTGAAGGGGCAAAAGTAGGAACAAGTTCATTAAGAAGAAAAGCACAGCTAAAACGTCTAAGACCCGATCTCAAAATAGAAGATCTTAGAGGAAACGTAGATACAAGAATCAGAAAACTTAAAGAAGGACAATACGACGCAATAATCCTCGCCGCTGCCGGCGTTAAAAGATTGGGGTTTGACGCAGAAATAGATGAAATCCTTTCACCTGATATAATGATTCCTTCTGTTTCTCAAGGCATTCTGGGAATAGAAGGAAGAGAAAACGACCTGAAAATAGAAAAGATTGTAAGAGATGTTATCAACGATGAAAATAGCGAACTTGCCGCAGCTGTGGAAAGAGCATTTCTCAAAACGGTTGAAGGCGGTTGTCAGGTTCCAATGGGATGCTATGCCGAAGTAAAAGAAAAAGGTATATACGTAAGGGCATTTATCGCCAGCCTCGACGGGAAAACATTTCTTAAAGAGGAAGGGCTTTTCCCGAAAGAAAATCCCAGAGAAACAGGAAAGAAAATAGCAGAAAGACTCCTGAATCAAGGCGGGAAAGAGATACTTGAAAATCTCAAAGAGGAAACAAAATGA
- the hemB gene encoding porphobilinogen synthase has translation MITGKFPQLRLRRLRKNENIRRMVRETNLSVDDLIYPLFIVEGEGIKEEIKSMPGQFRYSIDKVVDEVKKIKELGIPAIILFGIPEHKDELGSDSFSDNGIIQRSIRTIKEAVPEMYVITDVCFCEYTSHGHCGYLKCNGNICDVDNDKTLELLKKQVVSHARAGADMVAPSGMMDGMIKAIREGLDEAGYTDIPIMSYAAKYASAYYGPFRDAAESAPSFGDRRSYQMDPANINEALREVALDIEEGADIVMVKPALSYMDVIKAVKDTFKYPTAAYNVSGEYSMIKAAAANGWIDEKRVVLETLLSMKRSGADIILTYFAKDVAKWLSE, from the coding sequence ATGATAACTGGAAAATTTCCTCAACTGAGGTTAAGAAGATTAAGGAAGAATGAAAACATTAGAAGAATGGTTAGAGAAACAAATCTAAGTGTTGATGATCTAATCTATCCACTATTCATTGTTGAAGGTGAAGGAATAAAAGAAGAGATTAAATCAATGCCGGGACAGTTCAGATATTCAATCGATAAAGTTGTTGATGAAGTAAAAAAAATTAAAGAACTGGGAATACCGGCAATTATCCTTTTCGGAATACCGGAACACAAAGATGAACTTGGCTCTGACAGCTTTTCCGACAACGGTATAATACAACGCTCCATCAGGACCATAAAAGAAGCTGTTCCAGAAATGTATGTAATTACTGACGTCTGCTTCTGTGAATATACATCTCACGGCCACTGTGGATACCTTAAATGTAACGGAAATATATGTGATGTTGATAACGATAAAACACTTGAGCTGCTTAAAAAACAGGTTGTATCACACGCCAGAGCTGGAGCTGACATGGTAGCTCCGTCAGGTATGATGGACGGTATGATAAAAGCAATTAGAGAAGGTCTAGACGAAGCTGGATATACAGACATTCCGATTATGTCATATGCAGCAAAATATGCATCTGCTTACTACGGACCGTTTAGAGATGCAGCAGAATCTGCTCCGTCTTTTGGAGACAGAAGAAGTTATCAGATGGATCCAGCTAACATAAACGAAGCTTTAAGAGAAGTTGCTCTTGACATTGAAGAAGGAGCCGATATTGTTATGGTAAAACCAGCTCTTTCCTACATGGACGTTATTAAAGCAGTAAAAGATACATTCAAATATCCAACAGCAGCTTACAATGTAAGCGGTGAATACTCCATGATAAAAGCTGCAGCAGCAAATGGATGGATAGATGAGAAAAGAGTTGTTCTTGAAACCCTTTTATCAATGAAAAGATCCGGTGCCGATATCATTCTTACATACTTTGCAAAAGACGTTGCTAAGTGGCTTAGCGAATAA